In a genomic window of Pangasianodon hypophthalmus isolate fPanHyp1 chromosome 19, fPanHyp1.pri, whole genome shotgun sequence:
- the slc35b2 gene encoding adenosine 3'-phospho 5'-phosphosulfate transporter 1, producing MPPLQCSVCPVLLLCLCTPVAAGIGETLLLEGWQDVWVFRFFLNILGYGTIIIPGYLLIRYFKRTNYLETGRGICFPIIKACVFGSDSKSTLLDDVSETPRTESTSSTRQAIKLIFCAAGLQGSYLTWGVLQERVMTRSYGATEDGKNGERFTDSQFLVFMNRILALTVAGLCCVLFKQPRHTVPMYKYSFASISNILSSWCQYEALKYISFPTQVLAKASKVIPVMLMGKLVSHKSYEYWEYFTAVLISVGVSMFLLSSSNSTKHATITTFSGIIILAGYIMFDSFTSNWQDELFRHKMSSVQMMFGVNLFSCLLTVGSLLETGALFDSLAFMGRHGEFAAHAALLSLCSACGQLFIFYTIAQFGAAIFTIIMTLRQAIAILLSCLLYGHAVSVTGSFGVAVVFFALFLRVYARSRVKKSSKRAAQAPLQKV from the exons ATGCCACCTTTACAATGCAG tgtgtgtccTGTCCTGCTGCTGTGTCTCTGTACGCCTGTGGCGGCTGGCATTGGCGAAACTCTTCTCCTGGAAGGCTGGCAGGATGTGTGGGTTTTCcgttttttcctcaacattctTGGCTATGGCACCATCATCATCCCTGGATATCTCCTGATTCGCTACTTCAAGAGGACTAACTATCTTGAGACAG GACGAGGGATTTGTTTTCCCATTATAAAAGCATGTGTGTTCGGCAGTGACTCTAAATCAACGCTGTTGGATGATGTATCTGAAACACCTAGAACCGAGTCCACTTCATCGACACGGCAAGCCATCAAACTTATTTTCTGTGCAGCGGGACTCCAG GGCTCATATTTGACGTGGGGCGTGCTGCAGGAGCGAGTGATGACACGTTCCTATGGAGCCACTGAAGATGGGAAAAACGGCGAGCGGTTCACGGACTCTCAGTTCCTGGTGTTCATGAACCGTATCCTGGCCCTTACCGTGGCCGGCCTCTGCTGCGTACTGTTTAAACAGCCCAGGCACACAGTACCAATGTACAAGTACTCGTTTGCCTCCATCTCCAACATCCTGAGCAGTTGGTGTCAGTATGAAGCCCTCAAATACATCAGCTTCCCTACACAG GTGTTGGCCAAAGCCTCAAAAGTCATCCCTGTGATGCTGATGGGCAAGCTGGTGTCACACAAGAGCTATGAATACTGGGAATATTTTACAGCTGTGCTGATCTCAGTGGGCGTGAGTATGTTCCTTTTGTCGAGCTCTAACAGTACCAAACACGCAACCATCACAACTTTCTCCGGCATCATCATTCTGGCCGGCTACATCATGTTCGACAGCTTCACCTCCAACTGGCAGGACGAGCTTTTCCGCCACAAGATGTCCTCGGTGCAGATGATGTTCGGCGTGAACCTGTTCTCTTGCCTCCTGACGGTGGGCTCTCTGTTGGAGACGGGCGCTCTGTTCGACTCACTGGCGTTCATGGGCCGCCACGGCGAGTTTGCAGCTCATGCCGCGCTGCTCTCGCTCTGCTCCGCGTGTGGCCAGCTTTTCATCTTCTATACCATCGCACAGTTCGGTGCCGccatcttcaccatcatcatgACGCTGCGCCAGGCCATCGCTATCCTGCTCTCCTGCCTCCTCTACGGCCATGCCGTCTCAGTAACAGGAAGCTTTGGGGTGGCTGTGGTGTTCTTTGCACTCTTTCTTCGCGTCTATGCACGCAGCCGAGTGAAAAAGAGCAGCAAGAGAGCAGCACAGGCACCATTACAGAAGGTCTAG